A portion of the Fusobacterium russii ATCC 25533 genome contains these proteins:
- a CDS encoding energy-coupling factor ABC transporter ATP-binding protein — MENYILETKDLEYIYGDGTHALKGLNIRIEKGKKVVVVGVNGSGKSTLFLNLNGVLKATKGEIFFKGEKLKYDRNSLMKIREKVGIVFQNPETMLFSSNVYQEVSFGVVNLGLEEKIVRERVEKALQDVHMEDYAEKSIHFLSYGQKKRVSIADIIAMKPELIIFDEPTSSLDPKHSKQVIEIFNKLAQDEVTVIISTHDINFAYSWADYVIVMKDGFVRKEGKPEEVFSDEGLMDECYLEKPYILEVFEALKNKKIISDECFYPRTKEDLFNMIKE; from the coding sequence ATGGAAAATTATATTTTAGAAACAAAGGATTTAGAATATATATATGGTGATGGAACACATGCCTTAAAAGGTTTAAATATAAGGATAGAAAAAGGCAAGAAAGTAGTGGTTGTAGGAGTCAATGGTTCTGGTAAATCAACTTTATTTTTAAATTTAAATGGTGTATTGAAGGCGACAAAAGGTGAAATTTTCTTTAAGGGAGAAAAATTAAAGTATGATAGAAATTCTCTTATGAAAATAAGAGAAAAAGTTGGAATAGTTTTTCAAAATCCTGAAACAATGCTATTTTCATCAAATGTATATCAGGAAGTTTCTTTTGGAGTTGTCAATTTAGGTTTAGAGGAGAAAATTGTAAGAGAAAGAGTAGAAAAAGCTTTACAAGATGTGCATATGGAAGATTATGCTGAAAAATCCATACATTTTTTGAGTTATGGACAAAAAAAGAGAGTTTCAATAGCTGATATAATAGCTATGAAACCAGAACTAATAATTTTTGATGAACCCACTTCTAGTTTAGATCCAAAACATTCTAAACAGGTCATTGAAATATTTAATAAGTTGGCACAGGATGAAGTAACTGTAATAATATCAACACATGATATAAACTTTGCATATTCCTGGGCTGACTATGTTATAGTAATGAAAGATGGATTTGTAAGAAAGGAAGGAAAGCCAGAAGAAGTTTTTTCTGATGAGGGACTTATGGATGAATGTTATCTTGAAAAGCCATATATTTTAGAGGTTTTTGAAGCCTTAAAGAATAAAAAAATAATTTCCGATGAATGTTTTTATCCCCGAACAAAAGAAGACTTATTTAATATGATAAAAGAATAA
- the cysK gene encoding cysteine synthase A: protein MLANSVIDLIGNTPIVKVNNLETYGNEIYIKLEGANPGRSTKDRIALKMIEDAEKKGLINKDTVIIEATSGNTGIGLAMICAVKKYKLKIVMPDTMSVERIQLMRAYGTEVILTDGKLGMKACLEKIEEIKAKEPNCFIPNQFSNLNNPKAHYETTAEEILKDMDNKLDVFICGTGTGGSFSGTAKRLKEVLPNIKTFPVEPSSSPLLSKGYIGPHKIQGMGMSAGKIPEVYDGSLADDILTCDCDVAYRAMRDLSFNEGILAGISTGAVFAVAQEYAKRNANKNLRILILATDSGEKYLSNICEK from the coding sequence ATGCTTGCAAATTCAGTAATTGATTTAATTGGAAATACCCCAATAGTTAAGGTAAATAATCTTGAAACTTATGGGAATGAGATTTATATAAAATTAGAAGGTGCAAATCCGGGAAGAAGTACAAAGGATAGAATAGCCTTAAAGATGATAGAGGACGCTGAAAAAAAAGGTCTTATTAATAAAGATACTGTTATTATAGAGGCAACGAGTGGAAATACTGGAATAGGGCTAGCCATGATTTGTGCCGTAAAAAAGTATAAGTTAAAGATAGTAATGCCTGATACTATGAGTGTAGAAAGAATACAACTTATGAGAGCATACGGAACTGAGGTTATTTTGACTGATGGGAAGTTAGGAATGAAGGCCTGTTTAGAAAAAATTGAAGAGATAAAAGCTAAGGAGCCGAACTGTTTTATACCCAATCAATTTTCTAATTTGAATAATCCTAAAGCACATTATGAAACAACTGCAGAAGAAATTTTAAAGGATATGGACAATAAATTGGATGTATTTATATGTGGAACAGGTACAGGAGGTAGTTTTTCGGGGACAGCTAAAAGATTAAAAGAGGTTTTACCAAATATAAAAACTTTTCCAGTTGAGCCGTCTTCATCACCTTTACTTTCAAAAGGCTATATAGGTCCACATAAGATACAAGGAATGGGAATGAGTGCAGGAAAAATTCCGGAAGTTTATGATGGAAGTCTTGCAGATGATATATTAACTTGTGACTGTGATGTTGCATATAGGGCTATGAGAGATTTAAGTTTTAATGAAGGAATTTTAGCAGGTATTTCAACAGGTGCAGTTTTTGCAGTAGCCCAAGAATATGCTAAAAGGAATGCTAATAAAAATCTTAGAATTTTAATTTTAGCGACTGATTCAGGTGAAAAATATTTATCTAATATATGTGAAAAATAA